The following are encoded together in the Mycolicibacterium arabiense genome:
- a CDS encoding SDR family oxidoreductase, producing the protein MTKSVFITGGATGIGRATALLFAKQGYLVGAYDIDEARLEVLERDVAALGGRSVVGHLDVTDAAEVAQRLGEFHEAAGGRLDVLINNAGLLNAGRFEEIALDVHHREIEVNVKGVVNGLHAAFPYLKSTPGSVVVNLSSASAIYGQAELANYSATKFFVRAITEALNLEWGTYGIRVIDMWPLYVQTAMTRDVKTGTTDSLGIRLTAEDIAAGIVAAVDPALPRKVLRQVHFPVGVHAKALAAGARFSPAWLTRWVNKRLAGH; encoded by the coding sequence ATGACGAAGTCAGTGTTCATCACCGGTGGCGCGACGGGCATCGGCCGGGCGACGGCGCTGCTGTTCGCCAAGCAGGGCTACCTCGTCGGCGCCTACGACATCGACGAGGCCCGGCTCGAGGTGCTCGAGCGCGACGTCGCCGCACTCGGGGGTCGCAGTGTCGTCGGCCACCTCGACGTCACCGACGCCGCGGAGGTGGCGCAACGGCTCGGCGAATTCCACGAGGCGGCGGGTGGACGGCTCGACGTGCTGATCAACAACGCGGGCCTGCTCAACGCCGGGCGCTTTGAGGAGATCGCGCTCGACGTGCACCATCGTGAGATCGAGGTCAACGTCAAGGGTGTGGTCAACGGGCTGCACGCCGCGTTCCCGTACCTGAAGTCGACCCCGGGCTCCGTCGTCGTCAACCTCTCGTCGGCGTCGGCGATCTACGGTCAGGCCGAACTCGCCAACTACAGCGCCACGAAGTTCTTCGTCCGCGCCATCACCGAGGCCCTGAACCTCGAGTGGGGCACCTACGGCATCCGCGTCATCGACATGTGGCCGCTGTACGTGCAGACCGCGATGACCCGTGACGTGAAGACGGGCACCACCGATTCGCTGGGCATCCGGTTGACGGCGGAAGACATCGCCGCGGGCATCGTGGCCGCGGTCGATCCCGCGCTACCGCGCAAGGTGCTGCGCCAGGTGCACTTCCCGGTGGGCGTGCATGCGAAGGCACTCGCGGCGGGTGCGCGGTTCTCGCCGGCGTGGCTCACCCGCTGGGTGAACAAGCGCCTCGCGGGCCACTAG
- a CDS encoding NAD(P)H-dependent amine dehydrogenase family protein, which yields MRRVVVWGTGNMGATAIRSTTAFPGLELTGVITSSPDKANRDAGDFAGLAEPTGVAVSLDVDAALLTCDAVAYMASGDIRPEDALADIERCLRAGKVVVTPSLYSMYDPRSAPAEWVDRLTTAAEEGGAALLVSGVDPGWANDALAVMAAGLCTRIRTIRCQEIFDYSTYDQPYAVRVSCGFGGLMDETPMMLLPSVPTMVWGGNIRLIGRGLGLEIDEITEEVERLPLEHPVDNVMGHFEEGTLGAFFLKVIGWSGGKQRVVVEHITRIDPACAPDWPQPDEGVGDHRVIIDGDPQLTIVTRADVPGGTRADGGNTTAANRLLGAIEWLSTQKPGIYDGLDVPLHAPLPDEVEATRWAD from the coding sequence ATGAGGCGTGTGGTGGTCTGGGGTACGGGCAACATGGGAGCGACCGCCATTCGGTCCACGACGGCATTTCCGGGTCTCGAGTTGACCGGCGTCATCACGTCCTCCCCGGACAAGGCGAACCGCGACGCCGGCGACTTCGCGGGCCTCGCCGAACCCACCGGCGTGGCCGTGAGCCTCGACGTCGACGCGGCGCTGCTGACCTGTGACGCCGTCGCCTACATGGCCTCGGGCGACATCCGGCCTGAGGACGCGCTCGCCGACATCGAGCGGTGCCTGCGGGCGGGCAAGGTCGTCGTCACGCCGTCGCTGTACTCGATGTACGACCCCAGGTCCGCGCCCGCGGAGTGGGTCGACAGGTTGACGACCGCCGCCGAGGAGGGCGGTGCCGCACTACTGGTCAGCGGCGTCGACCCGGGCTGGGCCAACGACGCGCTGGCCGTGATGGCGGCCGGTCTCTGCACGCGGATCCGCACCATCCGGTGCCAGGAGATCTTCGACTACTCCACGTACGACCAGCCGTATGCCGTGCGGGTGTCGTGCGGCTTCGGCGGTCTGATGGACGAGACGCCGATGATGCTGCTGCCATCGGTCCCGACGATGGTGTGGGGCGGCAACATCCGGCTGATCGGCCGGGGGCTGGGCCTCGAGATCGACGAGATCACCGAGGAGGTCGAGCGGCTCCCGCTCGAACATCCGGTCGACAACGTCATGGGTCACTTCGAGGAGGGCACCCTGGGCGCGTTCTTCCTCAAGGTGATCGGGTGGTCGGGCGGCAAGCAGCGCGTCGTCGTCGAGCACATCACCCGCATCGACCCGGCGTGCGCGCCGGACTGGCCGCAGCCCGACGAGGGCGTCGGCGACCACCGCGTCATCATCGACGGCGACCCGCAGCTCACGATCGTCACCCGGGCCGACGTGCCCGGCGGTACGCGCGCCGACGGCGGCAACACCACGGCCGCGAACCGCCTCCTCGGCGCCATCGAATGGCTCTCGACGCAGAAGCCGGGCATCTACGACGGACTCGACGTGCCGCTGCACGCGCCGCTGCCCGACGAGGTCGAGGCGACGCGCTGGGCCGACTAG
- a CDS encoding acyl-CoA dehydrogenase has translation MSHYKSNVRDQVFNLFEVFGLDKALGEGSYSDLDVDTAREMLAEVSRLAEGPIAESFADSDRNPPVFDPETYTVKLPEPFKKSVRAVTEGGWDKIGLDEELGGVAMPRALQWALVEHILGANPAVYMYAMGAGFANIFYNQATEEQKKWAILAAERGWTSTMVLTEPDAGSDVGAGRTKAIQQPDGSWHIEGVKRFITSGDADDLGENILHLVLARPEGAGPGTKGLSLFFVPKFLFDFETGEPGERNGAFVTNVEHKMGLKVSATTELSLGQHGVPAKGWLVGEVHDGIAQMFEVIEQARMMVGTKAIATLSTGYLNALEYAKSRVQGADMTQMTDKTAPRVSITHHPDVRRSLMTQKTYAEGLRALYLYTATFQDHAVANALHGVDGELASKVNDLLLPIVKGVGSEQAYAKLTESLQTFGGSGFLQDYPVEQYIRDAKIDSLYEGTTAIQAQDFFFRKIVRDKGVALGYVASQIETFIKNESGNGRLKAERELLATALADVQGMAATLTGYLMDAQTNPSSLYKVGLGSVRFLMSVGDLVLAWLLQEQAAVAIAALDAGSAGADRAFYEGKIAGASFFAKSFLPLLTSTKAVLENIDNEIMELDEASF, from the coding sequence GTGAGCCACTACAAGAGCAACGTCCGTGACCAGGTATTCAACCTGTTCGAGGTCTTCGGTCTCGACAAGGCGCTCGGCGAGGGCTCGTACAGCGACCTCGACGTCGACACCGCGCGGGAGATGCTCGCCGAGGTGAGCCGCCTGGCCGAGGGCCCGATCGCAGAATCGTTCGCCGATTCCGACCGCAACCCCCCGGTGTTCGACCCCGAGACTTACACGGTCAAGCTGCCCGAGCCGTTCAAGAAGTCGGTGCGCGCGGTCACCGAGGGCGGCTGGGACAAGATCGGCTTGGACGAGGAACTCGGTGGCGTCGCGATGCCTCGCGCGCTGCAGTGGGCGCTGGTCGAGCACATCCTCGGCGCCAACCCGGCCGTGTACATGTACGCGATGGGCGCGGGGTTCGCGAACATCTTCTACAACCAGGCCACCGAAGAGCAGAAGAAGTGGGCCATCCTGGCTGCCGAGCGCGGCTGGACCTCGACCATGGTGCTGACCGAGCCCGATGCCGGTTCGGACGTCGGCGCAGGCCGCACCAAGGCCATCCAGCAGCCCGACGGCTCGTGGCACATCGAGGGCGTCAAGCGCTTCATCACCTCCGGTGACGCCGACGACCTCGGCGAGAACATCCTGCACCTGGTGCTGGCCCGCCCCGAGGGCGCCGGCCCCGGCACCAAGGGTCTGTCGCTGTTCTTCGTGCCGAAGTTCCTGTTCGACTTCGAGACCGGTGAGCCGGGCGAGCGCAACGGCGCCTTCGTCACCAACGTCGAGCACAAGATGGGCCTGAAGGTCTCCGCCACCACCGAGCTGTCGCTCGGCCAGCACGGCGTCCCCGCCAAGGGCTGGCTCGTCGGCGAGGTGCACGACGGCATCGCGCAGATGTTCGAGGTCATCGAGCAGGCCCGAATGATGGTGGGCACCAAGGCCATCGCCACGCTGTCGACCGGCTACCTGAACGCACTGGAGTACGCCAAGAGCCGCGTGCAGGGTGCCGACATGACCCAGATGACGGACAAGACGGCGCCGCGCGTGTCCATCACGCACCACCCGGACGTCCGCCGCTCGCTGATGACGCAGAAGACCTACGCCGAGGGCCTGCGCGCGCTGTACCTGTACACCGCGACCTTCCAAGACCACGCAGTCGCCAACGCGCTGCACGGGGTGGACGGGGAGCTGGCCTCCAAGGTCAACGACCTGCTGCTCCCGATCGTCAAGGGCGTGGGTTCGGAGCAGGCGTACGCCAAGCTGACCGAGAGCCTGCAGACCTTCGGTGGTTCCGGCTTCCTGCAGGACTACCCGGTCGAGCAGTACATCCGCGACGCCAAGATCGACTCGCTCTACGAGGGCACCACCGCCATCCAGGCGCAGGACTTCTTCTTCCGCAAGATCGTGCGGGACAAGGGCGTTGCGCTCGGCTACGTGGCCAGCCAGATCGAGACGTTCATCAAGAACGAGTCGGGCAACGGACGCCTCAAGGCCGAGCGTGAACTGCTCGCGACCGCGCTCGCCGACGTGCAGGGCATGGCGGCGACGCTGACCGGCTACCTCATGGACGCCCAGACCAACCCGAGCAGCCTGTACAAGGTCGGCCTCGGTTCGGTCCGGTTCCTGATGAGCGTCGGCGACCTGGTGCTCGCGTGGCTCCTGCAGGAGCAGGCTGCCGTCGCGATCGCCGCTCTCGATGCCGGCAGCGCCGGTGCCGACCGCGCCTTCTACGAGGGCAAGATCGCCGGTGCGTCGTTCTTCGCGAAGAGCTTCCTGCCGCTGCTCACCAGCACCAAGGCAGTTCTCGAGAACATCGACAACGAGATCATGGAGCTGGACGAAGCGTCCTTCTAA
- a CDS encoding GNAT family N-acetyltransferase, with protein MPGVIDAPLFCGTDLARRIEAAEAQLIVAGTEAARRRGAPGLTLPVGGGHGCFAEDGSPMNKVVGLGFGGVPDDWADVEARLLRHGPVQVELSNLADPAVVALLSDRGYRLAGFEDVLGLALPVDPPGVRADVEVRPTVAGELGAWVDVVVEGFAHPDGEGVPSHEDFPRDVVDRAMRDFTAAGAVAYVALCGDAVAGGGSVRMTDGIAQLTGAATAPAFRRRGVQAALLAARLRDAAAAGCDLAVVTTAPGSTSQKNVQRKGFQLLYTRAVLVLTE; from the coding sequence ATGCCCGGCGTGATCGACGCACCCCTGTTCTGCGGTACCGACCTCGCCCGGCGCATCGAGGCGGCCGAGGCCCAGTTGATCGTGGCCGGCACCGAGGCCGCGCGACGACGTGGTGCCCCGGGTCTCACGCTGCCCGTCGGCGGGGGCCACGGCTGCTTTGCCGAGGACGGGTCGCCGATGAACAAGGTCGTCGGCCTCGGGTTCGGGGGCGTGCCCGATGACTGGGCCGACGTCGAGGCACGGCTCCTTCGGCATGGCCCCGTGCAGGTCGAACTGTCCAACCTCGCCGACCCCGCCGTCGTCGCGCTGCTCTCCGATCGCGGCTACCGGCTCGCTGGCTTCGAGGACGTGTTGGGCCTCGCCCTGCCCGTCGACCCGCCCGGCGTCCGGGCCGACGTGGAGGTACGCCCCACCGTCGCAGGCGAACTCGGTGCCTGGGTCGACGTCGTGGTCGAGGGCTTCGCGCACCCCGACGGCGAGGGCGTGCCGAGCCACGAGGATTTCCCCCGCGACGTCGTCGACCGCGCGATGCGGGACTTCACGGCGGCGGGGGCCGTCGCGTACGTGGCACTCTGCGGCGACGCGGTCGCGGGTGGGGGCAGCGTGCGGATGACCGACGGCATCGCGCAGCTCACCGGCGCGGCGACGGCCCCGGCGTTCCGGCGCCGCGGTGTGCAGGCAGCGCTGCTGGCGGCCCGGCTACGCGACGCCGCCGCGGCGGGCTGCGATCTGGCGGTCGTGACCACCGCACCCGGGTCGACGTCGCAGAAGAACGTGCAGCGCAAGGGTTTCCAGTTGCTCTACACCCGCGCGGTGCTGGTGCTGACGGAGTAG
- a CDS encoding TIGR03564 family F420-dependent LLM class oxidoreductase: protein MQVSMFGQLKDAGSASPIDATIENLSMLRDEGFRRIWMSQLPYEPDLLAIVAVALREVDTIEVASGVVPIQNQHPMQMAQRALTTSLASGGRFTLGLGMTHQAVTEGMWGIPWDRPVRRLNEFLDGLLPLLAGQPADVTGEITTTRGALMVPGAPEPDVYIAALGPQLLKIAGRRTSGTCTWMTGPATLAGHVTPTLRQAAADAGRAESDVRVVAALPISVTDDVDGARKQAAEQFAMYGQLPSYRAMLDREGFAGPEDAAIIGDEDTVRGRIEELESAGVDEFVGAVFDTSPEGRARTRALMREIDG, encoded by the coding sequence ATGCAGGTCAGTATGTTTGGACAGCTCAAGGATGCGGGCAGCGCATCGCCGATCGACGCGACGATCGAGAACCTGTCGATGCTGCGCGACGAGGGTTTCCGCCGCATCTGGATGAGCCAATTGCCTTACGAGCCAGACCTTCTCGCCATCGTGGCGGTGGCACTGCGTGAGGTCGACACCATCGAGGTGGCCAGCGGTGTGGTGCCGATCCAGAATCAGCACCCGATGCAGATGGCGCAGCGCGCGCTGACGACGAGCCTCGCGTCCGGCGGCCGGTTCACCCTGGGCCTCGGCATGACGCACCAGGCCGTCACCGAGGGCATGTGGGGCATCCCGTGGGACAGGCCGGTGCGCAGGCTCAACGAGTTCCTCGACGGCCTGCTGCCGCTGCTGGCCGGTCAGCCCGCCGACGTCACCGGCGAGATCACCACCACCCGCGGTGCGCTGATGGTCCCCGGCGCGCCGGAGCCCGACGTCTACATCGCGGCCCTCGGTCCGCAGCTGCTGAAGATCGCCGGGCGTCGCACGTCCGGCACCTGCACCTGGATGACGGGGCCCGCGACACTGGCCGGGCACGTCACGCCGACGCTGCGCCAGGCCGCCGCCGACGCGGGCCGGGCCGAGAGCGACGTCCGGGTGGTGGCGGCCCTGCCGATCAGCGTCACCGACGACGTCGACGGCGCGCGCAAGCAGGCTGCCGAGCAGTTCGCGATGTACGGCCAGCTGCCGTCCTACCGGGCGATGCTGGACCGCGAGGGATTCGCCGGTCCCGAGGACGCGGCGATCATCGGCGACGAGGACACCGTGCGCGGCCGGATCGAGGAACTCGAATCTGCCGGGGTCGACGAGTTCGTGGGCGCCGTGTTCGACACGTCGCCCGAAGGCCGGGCACGCACCCGCGCGTTGATGCGTGAGATCGACGGGTAG
- a CDS encoding TDT family transporter produces MTTELARLQNFGPNWFASVMGTGIVATAGATLPIHVPGLHVFSRCVWVVAAVLLIVLIVAVTVQWVRHPTVARGHVHNPQMAHFYGAAPMAFMTVGAGALLVGHDLIGERLAVDLAWVLWTTGTLGGLFTAISIPYLMFTEINVGPDAAFGGWLMPVVPPMVSAAGGALLIPHMAPGTGRETMLYGCYAMFGLSLVAALIIISMIWSRLAHYGTSGTARVPTLWIVLGPLGQGITAAGLLGTQAALAVPPELATGMAIFSVLFGVPVWGFAVLWIALATALTVRTMRRGMPFALTWWSLTFPVGTFVTGTTQLAVHTGLPAFHVAAGVAYACLLCTWGLVTVRTMRGSVGGSLFQPPASAGPITAKKDQPAGN; encoded by the coding sequence ATGACGACCGAACTCGCCCGACTGCAGAACTTCGGGCCGAACTGGTTCGCGTCGGTGATGGGCACCGGGATCGTGGCCACCGCTGGCGCGACGCTGCCGATCCACGTCCCCGGGCTGCACGTCTTCTCGCGGTGCGTCTGGGTGGTCGCGGCGGTCCTGCTGATCGTGTTGATCGTCGCGGTGACCGTCCAGTGGGTCCGACACCCGACGGTGGCGCGCGGGCACGTGCACAACCCGCAGATGGCGCACTTCTACGGCGCCGCACCGATGGCGTTCATGACGGTCGGCGCGGGCGCGCTGCTCGTTGGCCACGACCTAATCGGCGAGCGCTTGGCCGTCGACCTCGCGTGGGTGCTGTGGACCACCGGGACGCTCGGCGGGCTCTTCACCGCCATCTCGATCCCCTACCTGATGTTCACCGAGATCAACGTCGGACCGGATGCGGCGTTCGGCGGCTGGCTCATGCCCGTCGTGCCGCCGATGGTGTCCGCGGCAGGCGGCGCGCTGCTCATCCCGCACATGGCGCCGGGCACGGGCCGCGAGACGATGCTCTACGGCTGCTACGCGATGTTCGGGCTGTCACTGGTCGCGGCGCTGATCATCATCTCGATGATCTGGAGCCGACTCGCGCACTACGGGACGTCGGGCACGGCGCGCGTGCCGACGCTGTGGATCGTGCTGGGACCGCTGGGGCAGGGCATCACCGCGGCCGGCCTGCTGGGCACCCAAGCCGCACTCGCGGTGCCGCCGGAGCTGGCGACCGGGATGGCGATCTTCTCGGTGCTGTTCGGGGTACCGGTGTGGGGCTTCGCCGTGCTGTGGATCGCGTTGGCCACCGCCCTGACGGTGCGCACCATGCGCCGCGGCATGCCGTTCGCGTTGACCTGGTGGAGTCTGACGTTCCCGGTCGGCACCTTCGTCACGGGGACCACCCAATTGGCGGTGCACACCGGGCTGCCGGCGTTCCACGTCGCCGCGGGCGTGGCGTACGCGTGTCTGCTGTGTACCTGGGGGTTGGTGACCGTGCGGACCATGCGCGGCAGCGTGGGCGGGAGCCTGTTCCAGCCGCCTGCGTCCGCGGGCCCGATCACGGCCAAGAAGGACCAGCCGGCGGGGAATTAG
- a CDS encoding MOSC domain-containing protein — protein MSSTQQPSVGSLYRYPVKSMLGETVDALDVDDRGARGDRQWALVDDVTGRVASAKQARLWRTLLTCSARLDDGRVLISLPDGSTVTAGEDGVDDVLSEFLARRVRMSDSREEGASLERADPDQVLDQGVDAEVDAPLLELAEATPGDSFVDFAPLHVITTATLNHIGIEAQRYRPNVVIETPPGYPPYTENEWTGRTLVLGSARLTALGPTPRCVVPTLEHGRLGRAPQALRTPAVENRVQSFDFGELPCAGSYVAVAVPGTLRVGTPFTVD, from the coding sequence ATGAGTTCCACCCAGCAGCCGTCCGTGGGAAGCCTCTACCGCTACCCGGTGAAGTCGATGCTCGGCGAGACCGTCGACGCCCTCGACGTCGACGATCGGGGAGCGAGAGGCGACCGGCAGTGGGCGCTCGTCGACGACGTCACCGGCCGGGTGGCCAGCGCCAAGCAGGCCCGGCTGTGGCGCACGCTGCTGACGTGCAGTGCCCGCCTGGACGACGGCCGCGTGCTCATCTCGCTGCCCGACGGGTCGACGGTGACGGCCGGCGAGGACGGCGTCGACGACGTGCTGTCGGAGTTCCTGGCGCGGCGGGTTCGCATGTCCGACAGCCGCGAGGAGGGCGCGTCGCTGGAGCGCGCCGACCCGGACCAGGTGCTCGATCAAGGGGTGGACGCGGAGGTCGACGCGCCGCTGCTGGAGTTGGCCGAGGCGACGCCGGGTGACTCGTTCGTCGACTTCGCGCCGCTGCACGTGATCACGACCGCGACGCTGAACCACATCGGGATCGAAGCGCAGCGCTACCGGCCCAACGTGGTGATCGAGACGCCGCCCGGCTATCCGCCCTACACCGAGAACGAATGGACGGGACGCACGCTCGTGCTGGGTTCCGCTCGCCTGACCGCACTGGGGCCGACACCGCGCTGCGTGGTGCCGACCCTCGAACACGGCCGACTCGGCCGGGCACCGCAGGCACTGCGGACCCCGGCGGTCGAGAACCGGGTCCAGTCGTTCGACTTCGGGGAGCTGCCGTGCGCTGGGTCGTACGTCGCGGTGGCGGTGCCGGGGACCCTGCGGGTCGGCACGCCGTTCACGGTGGACTGA